Proteins from a single region of Macaca thibetana thibetana isolate TM-01 chromosome 4, ASM2454274v1, whole genome shotgun sequence:
- the TFEB gene encoding LOW QUALITY PROTEIN: transcription factor EB (The sequence of the model RefSeq protein was modified relative to this genomic sequence to represent the inferred CDS: inserted 1 base in 1 codon; deleted 1 base in 1 codon) yields the protein MASRIGLRMQLMREQAQQEEQRERMQQQAVMHYMQQQQQQQQQQLGGPPTPAINTPVHFQSPPPVPGEVLKVQSYLENPTSYHLQQSQHQKVREYLSETYGNKFAAHISPAQALRSPHQLPPQECELDTCCPPPLATVLPXSPMAMLHIGSNPEREFDDVIDNIMRLDDVLGYINPEMQMPNTLPLSSSHLNVYSSDPQVTASLVGVTSSSCPADLTQKRELTDAESRALAKERQKKDNHNLIERRRRFNINDRIKELGMLIPKANDLDVRWNKGTILKASVDYIRRMQKDLQKSRELENHSRRLEMTNKQLWLRIQELEMQARVHGLPTTSPSGMNMAELAQQVVKQELPSEEGPGEALMLGAEVPDPEPLPALPPQAPLPLPTQPPSPFHHLDFSHSLSFGGREDEGPPGYPEPLAPEHGSPFPSLSKKDLDLMLLDDSLPPLASDPFLSTMSPEASKASSRRSSFSMEEGDVL from the exons ATGGCATCACGCATAGGGCTGCGCATGCAGCTCATGCGGGAGCAGGCACAGCAGGAGGAGCAGCGGGAGCGCATGCAGCAGCAGGCTGTCATGCATTacatgcagcagcagcagcagcagcaacagcagcagctcGGGGGGCCGCCCACCCCGGCCATCAACACCCCCGTCCACTTCCAGTCGCCACCACCTGTGCCTGGGGAGGTGTTGAAG GTGCAGTCCTACCTGGAGAATCCCACATCCTACCATCTGCAGCAGTCGCAGCATCAGAAGGTGCGGGAGTACCTGTCCGAGACCTACGGGAACAAGTTTGCCGCCCACATCAGCCCGGCCCAG GCTCTCCGAAGCCCCCACCAGCTGCCTCCCCAGGAGTGCGAGCTGGACACGTGCTGTCCTCCTCCGCTGGCAACAGTGCTCC ATAGCCCCATGGCCATGCTGCACATTGGCTCCAACCCTGAGAGGGAG tttgATGATGTCATTGACAACATTATGCGTCTGGACGATGTCCTTGGCTACATCAATCCTGAAATGCAGATGCCCAACACG ctACCCCTGTCCAGCAGCCACCTGAATGTGTACAGCAGCGACCCCCAGGTCACAGCCTCCTTGGTGGGTGTCACCAGCAGCTCCTGCCCTGCGGACCTGACCCAGAAGCGAGAGCTCACAG ATGCTGAGAGCAGGGCCCTGGCCAAGGAGCGGCAGAAGAAAGACAATCACAACTTAA TTGAAAGGAGACGAAGGTTCAACATCAACGACCGCATCAAGGAGTTGGGAATGCTGATCCCCAAGGCCAATGACCT GGACGTGCGCTGGAACAAGGGCACCATCCTCAAGGCCTCTGTGGATTACATCCGGAGGATGCAGAAGGACCTGCAGAAGTCCAGGGAGCTGGAGAACCACTCTCGCCGCCTGGAGATGACCAACAAGCAACTCTGGCTCCGTATCCAG GAGCTGGAGATGCAGGCTCGAGTGCACGGCCTCCCTACCACCTCCCCGTCCGGCATGAACATGGCTGAGCTGGCCCAGCAGGTGGTGAAGCAGGAGCTGCCTAGCGAAGAGGGCCCAGGGGAGGCCCTGATGCTGGGGGCTGAGGTCCCTGACCCTGAGCCACTGCCAGCTCTGCCCCCACAAGCcccactgcccctgcccaccCAGCCACCATCCCCATTCCATCACCTGGACTTCAGCCACAGCCTGAGCTTTGGGGGCAGGGAGGACGAGGGTCCCCCGGGCTACCCCGAACCCCTGGCGCCAGAGCATGGCTCCCCATTCCCCAGCCTGTCCAAGAAGGATCTGGACCTCATGCTCCTGGATGATTCACTGCCACCGCTGGCCTCTGATCCATTTCTGTCCACCATGTCCCCCGAGGCCTCCAAGGCCAGCAGCCGCCGGAGCAGCTTCAGCATGGAGGAGGGCGATGTGCTGTGA